ATGTAATGACAAGCTTTGCATCATGCAAAGTTGAcaccttataaaaacaagttgaaattgtttaacttaatttgaaTCCCCTCACCTAATCTCATGTGCAATCagagtttattgttaacttagtgtcttgtgagtattttgtgaatgtgaggaTATCTGTTGTCATAAACCCTTTCAgtgcatgtgcagcaggcatgtattttgacatggcgcatgatgcacatagtttCACATGACGCTCTGAACACATATGTTGAATTTGCCGATCATCACTGTATATATCACTGTAATGATCGACTGAGAAGTTTAGTGGTAGACCAGTGCATAAGCAGCACAACAGGTTCGAACCcagtgaacacacatactgatacaaaaatgtaacaatgtACCTTTTTGGATTAAATTGTCTGTAATTTCTGTTATTgtctataaaaatgtaatttcccTGATTCACGGACAATTGTATATattattttgactttaaaaggtgcatgaattaaacatttaaaatatatgtgatTTATAAATTTTGTGCTCCCTTCCatacgatggaattcaatgggtacgtcaactgtgtgcttatcatcatttatcaaatatCTTCTTCAATTATCAAAATACTtccattatatttgttttactactatggaagtcaatggtaacaatcagctgtgtgcttaccatcatttatcaaaatatcttcttttgtgttcataagaaaaaagaaattcataccgaaaaatcatgacagaatattcatttttgggtgaattatccctttaagctCTCCATAAGTCTTTAAAGCTTTTGTCAGTTTGAGGTTAATGCATTATATATGAACAATTATATTTTGAAAATTATACTAAGACCTTATATTCTAAATTAAAGGCTTATCTAAAGCAATGTGGACACAATTGTCTATACTGTAGCctgcattatttgtttttgtccACCTGACAGTCAAATCCTTTTTGTTGAATGAATAAACAAATGAAGAAACACTTCCCAGTAATATTTCACAACATCCAACCTGTCTGTACAGTTACAATAGCTCAATTCATTTTTAAGTACATGATAAagcctaaatctactgcaagcagtttgtatattttgtgtaatgcttgttaaaaacaaaaaatgtcatcaATGAGATCAGATCAAAACGAAAAAAGTCAAATAGTGAAGACACAGATATCAGAGGAGTTAGGTTCAAATATTCGCAGTGTTACAATAAGATAAAGCGTTTTTCTAAACCATGGATAGAAAAGTCCATATATGATAGGATTTATGGTAGAATTTATATAACCCAACCAGACAAAAGCTTCAAAGAGTGCAAACGGAGTGGAAAAATGAATGTAGGGATCCATCAAAGAATTGATAAAAAATGGCAGCCAGCAAATAATAAAAGCTCCCACGACCACACCGAGAGTTTTGGCTGCTTTACGTTCAGATCGGCGTGAGCTCTTAAACCTGCTCTCGTGTTCCTGCTGGTGTGATTCACCGATTTTTCTTACATGCTTTTTAGCCACTACAAAAATCCTTGCATACAATCCGATCATGACAGAACAGGGCaagaaaaaagtaaacagtGTGTCTAAAACGGACCacaatgcattgaaataaatacTACAACCTCCTATACAGTATACAGATGCAAGAAATTCATCCAGTCCTTCCACATTAGCTTTTGAATACAGTACACCGTAAGAATACAATGCAGCCATGCTCCAGCTTAACAGCACCATGACCCATGCAACAGGTACGGTCACTCGTCTGTGGTAGTGCAGTGGATGACACACAGCTTGATATCGGTCTATAGCAATAAAAATGAGATGAAAAATAGACACAGATGTGAGAAACAGGTCAAAACTGGAGTGAAGCAGACAGACGGCATCTCCGTAGTACCAGCAGCCGTTCACAGAGCGAACGACACTCAACGGCATCACCATCACTCCCAGCAGCAGATCCGCCAGAGCCAGAGACATCACCAGTATGTTGGTGGGTGTTTGGAGCTGTTTGAAGTGAGCGATGGAGATGATAACCACCGAATTTCCTAAAATGGTGACAGCCATTGCTGACAGCAGTATGAGATAAAACACTGTCTGTGTGATTACACTGTGTGTGCCTTTAACACAAGAGTTATTCACTGAAGGATAACAAAACTTTGAGGAGTCATATTCTTGTAGTGATAAATCCATAATGCCTGTTGTTTAGTATTTCTCACGTGTTATAAAACAAGAATCTATGAAATGTAACACCAGTGTTGACGATGAGTGAATGAACAGGCTCTTAAATACTTTTCATTGTCTTTTCTGACCCTCCCCACATGGCAAAGCAGCAAATAACAGTCAAGCcctcattaaaaatgaaaagcaTACAGACTGAAATTgcattattgtttaatttttctTAATAATTTTTTAGCTTGACGCTTTAAATGAAAACATCAAATGTGCCAAAGACCTTTGCATATTTTAAGGTATAGTTCACCACAAATTGAAAATGACCCTACTGGAAGGACCAGCCTAAGATggttggctggttttagctaGTCTCCCAACCTTGTGTAGtaggctggttttagagggGTTTTGCCCACTGGTCAAACTGGTCTTAGCTGGAAAGCCAACTGAcccaccagctaaaaccagctgacCCT
The nucleotide sequence above comes from Paramisgurnus dabryanus chromosome 12, PD_genome_1.1, whole genome shotgun sequence. Encoded proteins:
- the LOC135737927 gene encoding trace amine-associated receptor 13c-like, which codes for MDLSLQEYDSSKFCYPSVNNSCVKGTHSVITQTVFYLILLSAMAVTILGNSVVIISIAHFKQLQTPTNILVMSLALADLLLGVMVMPLSVVRSVNGCWYYGDAVCLLHSSFDLFLTSVSIFHLIFIAIDRYQAVCHPLHYHRRVTVPVAWVMVLLSWSMAALYSYGVLYSKANVEGLDEFLASVYCIGGCSIYFNALWSVLDTLFTFFLPCSVMIGLYARIFVVAKKHVRKIGESHQQEHESRFKSSRRSERKAAKTLGVVVGAFIICWLPFFINSLMDPYIHFSTPFALFEAFVWLGYINSTINPIIYGLFYPWFRKTLYLIVTLRIFEPNSSDICVFTI